Genomic window (Aquimarina sp. BL5):
ACGGAATGAGCCTTCCTACCAGGAAATCACCAATATCACGACTGCGTTCTTCAATTATTAATCCTTGATTAGACATTAAAACAGTTTTTTATTTAGAATTTCTAAAATACACTTTTTGGTAAGAGCGTTACGTTAAATAAATATTAAGTAGTAATACGATAATTACCTAAGAGGTAGATGAAATTATTTTACTATCTTTTCCCCAGTAATCTTAAATAACCTAAATTAACCAATGGAAATATTTTCTTCTTATAATCTAATTATAGGTACTTCGCTTACAATCATTCTTTCTTTTATTTTTAATGGTATCGCTAAAAAAACGAATATTCCTTCAGTATTAATGCTTATTATTCTTGGGATTGTTTATCAATATGGTATTAAGACATTTGGTGCAGAATCTCCTGATTTCATGGATGAGCTTAAGGTATTAGGTACCGTTGGTTTAATATTGATTGTTTTAGAAGCCGCTTTAGAATTAAAACTAAAACGTGAAAAATTGGTCCCTATTTTCAAATCGCTAGTTATTTCGTTATTAGGATTGGTAGCTTCTGCTTATGCAGCAGCCATTATTTTAAAAGCTTTAGTTGACGGAATGACAATGCAATCTGCATTACTATATGCTACACCATTATCCATTTTATCGAGTGCTATTATTATTCCTAGTGTTGCGGGATTATCAGAGGACAAGAAGGAATTTCATGTATACGAAAGTACGTTCTCGGATATTTTGGGCATCACAATGTTTTATTTTCTTGCAGGAAAGTTAAATCCCGCTGAAGATACAGGAGTAGCTGGTTTTGGGTTTAATCTAATTCTTACTATTATTATTTCGTTAATAGTCAGCTATGGAATTATCCTAATTTTTCAAAAAATCAAGAGTCAGGTAAAACTTTTCCTGTTGATTGCAGTTTTATTATTATTGTATGGTTTAGGTGGAAAAATACATTTATCATCATTAATTATTATACTGATTTTTGGTTTGGTAATAGCAAATATGAAACTGTTTTTTCAGTGGAAATTGGAAAATCTGCTTGATTATGAAAAGGCAAAGGCTATTTACCATGAGTTGCATGTAATCACTGCAGAAACTGCTTTTGTGGTAAGAACTCTTTTCTTTGTAATCTTTGGAATTACCATAACACTATCTTCATTACTAAACTTAAAAGTAGCCTTGATAAGTATTTTGATTATTATATCTATTTATTTGATACGATATGTACTATTACGAATATTTGTTGGTAAAGACATATCACCGCAATTATTCATTGCACCAAGAGGTTTAATAACTATTTTGTTATTTTATGCTATTCCTGCAGAAGCAATGGTCCCTGGTTTTGAACCTGGAATTTTATTATTTGTAATTATCGGAACCAGCTTAATTATGACAGGTGGAATGATACGTGATAAAAGAATGAAAGGAGCAGTACTTACTCCAGAAGAAGTCGAAGCAGCTGCTGATGCTGAAGTGGAATTTATAATGAATACCACTACAGATCTCAGTGAAATAGAAGCGACTGATAATGATGATATTGATGAAGAAACCATAAGTAATTAGAATGAAAAGATTACATCGGTTAACGGCGATCTTGGTAAAATTACAATCTAAAAAAGTCGTTCAAGCTTCGGATTTGGCTGATAAATTTGATGTTAGCGTACGAACTATCTATCGTGATATGTTAGCATTATCTGATGCTGGGGTTCCGATAGGAGCAGAAGCTGGTACTGGTTATTTTTTGGTTGATGGATATTCACTGCCTCCAATTATGTTTAGCGAAAAAGAAGCCAATGCTCTTATTACGGCTTCTAAAATAATAGAGACTAATAACGACGAGTCACTAATTTCTGACTTTAATGAAGCTATAGAAAAGGTGAAAGCAATTCTAAATGCAACTCAAAAAGAAAAATTAGAACTTTTAGAAAAACGAATCGTTAGTCCTCCTTATGAAAAATCGCCTTCTAGTACTTATTTATCTGTAATTCAAAAAGCAATTACTGATTTAAGAGTTCTTAAAATTCAATATACAGCAGCTTCTAAAGAATATACTGAACGAACAATAGAACCACTTGGAGTATATTTTACTCATACGATTTGGGTAGTGATTGCTTATTGTAGATTGCGTAAGGATTATCGCGAATTTAGAACTGATAGAATCATTAACCTTATCGAAACATCAGACTTATTTCCTACTAAACTATTTACCCTAGAAGATTATTTTAAGAAATATCGGGAAAATTAGTAATTACTACTGACATAAGGTTGTCATAGGCCTCTAGTAATTTTGACTAAAATTAAATAATGTATCACTTAATTCACACAATTATGCTTAGTATGTTTTTATGCTGCGCAACTACATTTAGTCAAAACCAAAACCTTATGAAAAACAAACCGTACGCAATCGAAGTTGTATTATTCGAAGCAAATCCTAATTATTCCAAAGAAGAAGTAAAAACTGCCTTAATTTCTTTAAACAATATCATAAAATTATATGATGGATTCATAGATAGAACTACCGCATGCAATGAACAAGGTAACTATATAGATCTATTATATTGGACAGACATAGAAGCTGCTAAAAAAGCAGGGGAGGATATCATGAAAAATCCAGAGGCTGTTGCAATTTTCGAAGTTATTAAACCTGAGAGTATGCAAATGTATCATCTGGATGTTTTTAATCAGTTCGAAGAATAGTTATATATTTAAAATTCATTAGCATGTTATTAGACTTAAAACCAACTACACAATATCAAGATAAAATGATTCCAGATCATATTTTAAACCGAAAAGGAGCAAGGAGTTTTAAAGATCTTAATCCAGAGGTTGTCGATTATTTAAATAATGGTCTTATCCAAACAGCCAATTTAATGGAGTGGCTAGCAGTAGATCAATTAAAATTGTTAAAAAAAGTATTAGATGAATTGAATAAATCAGATTGGTATGATAATTTTTATGAGGCTGTTTCTAATCAAAAAAAGCCTAGTGCCAATAGTAACACAAAAGTAATAGGAATGACTTTTGCTCAACTTACTTATGATACTGATATTATTGATTATTTAGCGAATCACACATCTGATGTCCCCAGGTGCTGGGCTGCTCAATATTACGCAGCTATAGATATGTCTATCACAGAAAGACTGCATACCATCAAACCGTATGCAGCTGATTCTCATTTCGGGGTTAGAGAAGTTGCTATTTTTTCTGCTAAGGAATATATCATTCAGGATCTGGATCAAGCTATTATGATATTATCTAACTGGACAAAAGATACTAATGAAAATATTAGACGATATGCAGTAGAAGCGACAAGGCCTATCGGTGTTTGGACTAAAAAGATAGATATACTAAAAGAATTTCCAGAAAGGGCGATAGACATTCTAGAACCCTTAAAATCAGATACCTCTAAATATGTGAAAGATGCTGTTGGTAATTGGTTAAATGATGCCAGTAAAACCAGACCCGACTGGGTTATAAAAGTTTGCGAAAAGTGGAAAACAAATTCTACGACTAAAGATACAGCTTATATCATTAAGAAGGCATTGCGTACAATCAACAAGTAGTTTTCGTTTATTAACAATCTCATAGTATTTCTCATTTTGTCTAAAAATTATCAAATCAGAAAACATTTTATCAAATAATTATTAAATAATCATTAATTCTTGTTCTTTTTAAAATTTTTATAAGGAAATATTTTCAAGTTTTTTATAGATTTAAACTCCTTTTAAGAGATATTAACAATTTTTTTATCTCTTAAATTTTGGCACTAAAGAATAAGTTATGAAAGTACTTCACACGAGTTTAGAATGTTATCCTTTAGCAAAAGTTGGAGGTCTCGGTGATGTAGTAGGTTCACTACCTAAATATTTAACTGATTTAGATTGCATTACTGAGGTTGTTATGCCATTTTTTGATAATGAAAAAATCAATCATCTTTCATTCGAAGAGGTGTATAGTGGTGCTCTAGATTTAGGCAAGAATACATTCGATTTTAGTATTAAAAAAGTATTGTCTAAAGACTTTGGATTTCAGATATATTTGGTGCATCAAAAGGAGTTACTGTATAGACCTAATGTTTATAGCTACGAAGATGACACAGAACGGTTTTTAGGTTTTCAATTAGCTGTTTTGAATTGGTTATTAGATACTGAAATAAAACCTGATATTATTCATTGTCATGATCATCATACGGGATTAATCCCTTTTTTAGTATCACAAGTTAATAAATATAACAGTTTAATTGATATACCTACGGTACTTACAATTCATAATGCGCAATATCAAGGTCAGTTTTCATATGATAAATTAGATTATATACCACAATTTGACCTGCATAATATTGGTTTGTTGGATTGGGATCATTGTATTAATTCATTGGCTACTGGTATTAAATGCGCGTGGAAAGTTACGACAGTTTCACCAACTTATATGGATGAGTTGCAACACCAAGCTAATGGTTTAGAAGGACTTTTGTCTCATGAGAAAGCT
Coding sequences:
- a CDS encoding cation:proton antiporter: MEIFSSYNLIIGTSLTIILSFIFNGIAKKTNIPSVLMLIILGIVYQYGIKTFGAESPDFMDELKVLGTVGLILIVLEAALELKLKREKLVPIFKSLVISLLGLVASAYAAAIILKALVDGMTMQSALLYATPLSILSSAIIIPSVAGLSEDKKEFHVYESTFSDILGITMFYFLAGKLNPAEDTGVAGFGFNLILTIIISLIVSYGIILIFQKIKSQVKLFLLIAVLLLLYGLGGKIHLSSLIIILIFGLVIANMKLFFQWKLENLLDYEKAKAIYHELHVITAETAFVVRTLFFVIFGITITLSSLLNLKVALISILIIISIYLIRYVLLRIFVGKDISPQLFIAPRGLITILLFYAIPAEAMVPGFEPGILLFVIIGTSLIMTGGMIRDKRMKGAVLTPEEVEAAADAEVEFIMNTTTDLSEIEATDNDDIDEETISN
- a CDS encoding YafY family protein — its product is MKRLHRLTAILVKLQSKKVVQASDLADKFDVSVRTIYRDMLALSDAGVPIGAEAGTGYFLVDGYSLPPIMFSEKEANALITASKIIETNNDESLISDFNEAIEKVKAILNATQKEKLELLEKRIVSPPYEKSPSSTYLSVIQKAITDLRVLKIQYTAASKEYTERTIEPLGVYFTHTIWVVIAYCRLRKDYREFRTDRIINLIETSDLFPTKLFTLEDYFKKYREN
- a CDS encoding DNA alkylation repair protein, with the protein product MLLDLKPTTQYQDKMIPDHILNRKGARSFKDLNPEVVDYLNNGLIQTANLMEWLAVDQLKLLKKVLDELNKSDWYDNFYEAVSNQKKPSANSNTKVIGMTFAQLTYDTDIIDYLANHTSDVPRCWAAQYYAAIDMSITERLHTIKPYAADSHFGVREVAIFSAKEYIIQDLDQAIMILSNWTKDTNENIRRYAVEATRPIGVWTKKIDILKEFPERAIDILEPLKSDTSKYVKDAVGNWLNDASKTRPDWVIKVCEKWKTNSTTKDTAYIIKKALRTINK
- a CDS encoding glycogen synthase gives rise to the protein MKVLHTSLECYPLAKVGGLGDVVGSLPKYLTDLDCITEVVMPFFDNEKINHLSFEEVYSGALDLGKNTFDFSIKKVLSKDFGFQIYLVHQKELLYRPNVYSYEDDTERFLGFQLAVLNWLLDTEIKPDIIHCHDHHTGLIPFLVSQVNKYNSLIDIPTVLTIHNAQYQGQFSYDKLDYIPQFDLHNIGLLDWDHCINSLATGIKCAWKVTTVSPTYMDELQHQANGLEGLLSHEKAKCVGILNGIDQDIWDPKTDPMIVHNYGAKNIISGRKANKEWLCKEFNFDVDKPLFAFIGRLVYEKGADLLPDIISEALERLDVNILILGSGDSTVESRLEELKEYFPGSYNTYIGYDEKLSHIIYAGADFLLMPSRVEPCGLNQMYALRYGLIPIVRSIGGLKDTVIDIGDNGFGICHNHVSIQDVYYSIKRGVEFYEDQKYYRKTQKEILKIDHSWNNSAAQYIELYKSLK